TACAATAAGCAACAGGCCGGAGTCACGTGGCAAAACAGAAAAACCATACATCAGAAATATAATACTTAGACCGTAAATCAGAGACCCTCTGAAATCAAACTTCTCCCCCTTGGCTTCTGTCATATCTTCCTCTAATTTAAGAATAGTAATTGCAATTACTATAATACCAAGTGCCACATTTACAATGAAGATGCTCCTCCAGCCAAAGTTCTGGGTTAAAATACCGCCAAGCACAGGCCCTATGGTGAGTCCCAGATAAACTGCTGCAATATTTATTCCCAGTGCCCTGCCTCTCTCCCCTGCTCCAAAAGCCGAGGTTAGCATGGCCATACCTGTTGCGAATATCATGGCACCTCCTACACCCTGCATAATTCTGAAAATAATGAGCATATATGGTGTGGTTGACAGAGCAGCAAAAAGAGAGGAAAAGGTATATATGACAATGCCCCAGACAAATGTCCTCTTTCTCCCATATATGTCTCCAACTCTGCCGAAAGGAACAATGAAAACTGCTGATGCAAGGAAAAAAGAGGTTGCAACCCAGCTCAATAAAATTGCATCCATTGAAAATTCTTTGCCTATAGAGGGTAGAGCAACATTAAGTGAAGACCCCATAAAAGCTATGAGAAAATAGCTTATACCTGCAACGATTAATGTGGAATTTTTAGCGGAAGATTTATTCACCTTAATACTCTCCTTACTGATAGCCTGTATTTTTCAGTAAATATACTGTCAGCTGGCTCTTAGCAGAACTTTTTTTAACAACTAAAGCTTGAGTTCGATTCCTTTTTCTGTTATTTCGTAGTCAACTATCTCATCGCTGCAGTAACTTCCCCGGTGCTTTGCAATATAGAGCTTCCTCTTCACACTATTATTCTCAAATGCCCTGCCCATGAGGATAACCGTGGTGGCATTTGCCTCAAAGCCACTATCGGATATTTTTCTTGTAATAAGCTCTTCAATCATAGTTTCACTGGTGGTTTGAAGCACCATAGTTACATTATCTTTACCAAAAGTATGTTTTTCCACAGAATTTTTATAGGATAGAAACTTCTCTCTGAAGTATTCCCTTGCTATCCAGTCGTGGCTGTTTCTGAATATTTTCCTGAGAAAGAAGTCAAGGACTTCATATTGAAGGTTATCCTTAAATTCTCTTGCTGGCTCAAGCCCGTCGATAACCACGCGCTTTCTTCCCTGGAGGAAGCCTGCATAAAAAAAGGCAAGAACTTTATCCAGTGTTATATGGAGGTTTCTCATATATTCCATATAATCTTCCTGAGAAAGCTCTTCCATACTTGGACTTTTTATGGCAGAAGAGAAAATTTCAAGAAGCTCTCCTGTATCCTCATATTCCTCCCAGAAATTCTCCTTTTTTATGCCATTGAACCTCTCAATTTTCCAGTTGAATAGCCTTCTTGCATATTCCACATGATTCTGAGAATCACCTCTTGCCACAAGGTCGAGAACCAGTCCACGCCTTCCTTCCTGTTTTAATCCTGCATTGGCAAACGAAAGTCCGAGATGGGTCTTACCTGCACCTGTTGCTCCGAGTACGAGCACCATACTTCCCTTTCTCAATCCTCCTCCAAGAAGTTCATCAATAGCTTCAATACCTGTACTTAATCTCATCTTTTCACCTCTGCCACAGCAAGTGTGATACCACCAAGGGAAGTTTTGTTTATAATCATTTTTCCTTTTTTACTGGCAATATAGGCACAGGGTTCGGCAACACTTCCAAGCCCGACACTTGCCCTGACAAATTCCGATACTTTGAATTTATTCTCCACATTTCTAATCTCTTCTACAGGAATGGAAATCACCTCGATATTAAGAATCTCAGCAGCTTTCTTCAATTCCCTGCTGCCTGCCTTGAAGTCAACTGTTGCAAGAGCGGTAAGGCTTTTTATACTCAAACCTCTTTCTTCAAAGCTCCTTTTTATCTTCTCTGCCATCTCCTCTGCTGTGACTCTTGTTGTGAAGCCTATACCTGCCACAAGATTTTTTGGCCTGAGAAATACATGCTCGGCATTTATATCGGAAAGCCTGCTGGTAACCATAATAAATAAATCGTAATCTTTTAATTCTGAACCAATAGTATAAAGAGGAAAACCTTCAGCTTTTTCAAGATAATCGCTAATAACAGCCACTCTTTTACCGTTGGCTATTGCCGAGTTGACCTTTTTAATATCTTCATGGCTTTCAATAACAAGAGAATGGCTATTTGCCAGCCCTTCAAGACAGGGCTTTCCCTGTACATCTGTTGAAGTTGTTATAACTGGCCGGGCTCCAATCTTCTCTGCGATTTCTCTGGCAAGAGCATTCGCTCCGCCTATATGCCCGGAAAGAAGGCTTATAACAAAAGTTCCCTTCTCATCTATACATATTACAGCAGGGTCATCGAGCTTGCTCCTTACAGCCGGAGCTATGGCTCTGACAGCAATTCCAAGGGCTGATATAAAGATAATTGCCTTACTTTCCCTCCAGTTATTTGAGACAAAGAAACTCAGAGGTTTCTCAAACTCCTCTGCTTTCTCATCTGACAGAGCCTCAGTTGTATATAGTTCAAGCTCTGGATAATGGGATATTAGTTTCTCTGCGAGTTGTTTTCCCCCTTCAGTAAAAAAGATAGCTATCATCATAGTCTGCCCCATAGTAACGTTCTGAATCTCATAGCTGATAGAGCTGCACATCTGGTAAGATTTCTCCATTATTCTGTTCATTGCCTCCTATGATATTGAACATTTCAGGCCCAGCAACAGCCTTTATTATAGCTTTCATCAGCTATACAAGACAGGTTCACAAATTTGTACCTGTTGATAACATTTTTAAGTTTTTCTGGTATTTCAACTACAATCTCCGCTATTAACTAAACCACAATAACATTTTCAACGCACAATTGTAAACTTTCTATATCAGATTATCAAGGAATATTCAAGAAAAACATGCTGAAAAACTCATGATTAGCTATAACTGCGCTCTTATATATCTTATTCAACTGGCTTAGGGATATGTTTGATGAAGGTGGGTTGATGAAATACAAAGAAAAAAAATTTCTGCCCAGCATCAGAAAAAAGGTTTGGCTAAATGAACCGGGGCAGGGTTTTAGATGTTAAAATTACAAAGATATAATGGTGACGAAATGGACGAGATTATGGTCAGGCTTCCCAAGCAGACGAGAGATATCATTGCAAAGCATAAATTGGTAAATTGGGAAAGGACAGCTGCCAATGCAATAAAGCTCAGGGCATCCAAGCTTGCATTGATGGATGAAATTACGTCCAAGAGTAAACTTACAATGAAGGATGTCATGGAGATTGATAAGAAGGTCAAGAAAGGATTGTTTAAAAGGTACTCTACATGAGAGTTGTTCTTGATACCAATGTTTTTATTTCAGGGATTTTGAAAGATTCTATAGTCAAAGAGATATTGATTTCTGATAGCTTTGATTTTTTTATGCCAGAGTATGCCCTGGAAGAAGTCTCAAAGTATGAGAAAGAGCTCATCGAAAAGGCAGGTATTTCAGAGGGGAATTTTAATCTGATAAAACAGCTACTGCTGGAAAATATTGAGATTGTACCAGAAGAAATTATAAAGCCATATCTGGAAAAGGCCATTAAAATCATGGAGACAGTTGATATAAAGGACTCACCTTTTTTGGCCTGTGCATTTGCCATAAATGCCAGCGGAATATGGTCTTTCGATAAGGATTTTTTGAATCAGGACGAAGTTAGAGTATTTTCGGTGAAAGAAATGATAGAGTATATTTATTGAGTTTTTTTGAAATCTTCAGGAAGTACACCCACTTCAAATTTATAATTGCTTTTAACTTCTCCATAGATTTTTCTAAGCATCTTTTCGATTGTTTGTTTGCATTTGGGACATCTTTCATTATGACTTACCCCGGATTGCACTTTTCTTTTCCTTCTATTGAGGGGCTTTGAGACTTGCTTCGCTGAAGGAAAATTCTCTACGATTTCAAATCCTAATCGCCCCAGATAATCATTTGTCTCTCGACCTCCACCAAAATCTGACGGATTGAGTTCCTCTCCATTTGCATATTTATTGGCTAATGAAATAACATACTTTGGGGGATATGCTTTTTCATCAAAAACAAGTTTAAATTTCTTCGAGTTTCTACCTTTGGGAATACCATCCCTATCAATCTCTTGAATAGCCTTGAGGATATGAATCCTTACAATATTATTCGGTATCATACGATTTAACTCCCATATATCCAAATTTCATATAACTCCTTCATATACACAGTACTTTGTATATTATCCCATTTTGGCGGTATATCTGAGTTACTTTGTATACGCATCTCTATAAACTTTCCCCCTAACAGTTATCCTGCCTCTGGCCATCCCTGAATAAAGCTTATTACCATTTTTTTCACTTCTTTTCTGGCGAAATTGAGAAGCTCCACTTTTTCAATAATATTCCCTTTAATCTCCATTCTAAACCTTCTTCTTATTCACAAGAAGCTCGGCATTGAGAACACTTGCTCCTGCAGCCCCCCTTATTGTGTTGTGGCCGAGAGCAACAAACTTTACATCCAGAATCGGGTCTTTTCTAACCCTCCCTACTGTTACAGCCATACCACCAAGAGCATCTCTATCCAATCTGGGCTGTGGCCTGTCCTGCTCCTCTCTAACTATAACCGGCTTTTCAGGTGCCGTGGGAAGTCCGAGCCTCTGGGGTTCACCTGTGAAGTCGCGCAGAGCTTTTTTAATTTCTTCAATATCAACCTTCTCCTGTGTTTCAAGACTGACTGTTTCGGTGTGCCCGTCAATTACTCCAACTCTGTTGCAGTGAGCAGAAAGTTTGATGTCGGCAAACTCTATACTGCTGCCATTGAATTTTCCAAGAATTTTCAGCACTTCAGTCTCTATCTTATCCTCCTCGCCCTTTATGAATGGAATGATATTATCAACTATGGCCATGCTGGGCACGCCATTGTAGCCCGCCCCTGATAGGGCCTGCATTGTTGAGACAAAAACCATACTTATACCGAAGCTGTCGTATATCGGTTTGAATGGCAGAGTTATCATAACTGTGGAGCAGTTTGGATTGGTGATTATTGCTCCGTCCCAGCCTCTATTGTCCTGTTGCACCTCAATCATATCAATATGTTCGGGGTTCACCTCAGGTATGAGGAGAGGAATGTCTTCGTCCATTCTATATGCACCTGCATTGCTGCATACCATAAAGCCAGCTTCAGCAAATCTGGGTTCTATCTCTCTGGCTACACCACTCGGAAGGGCAGAAAATACTATATCTGCCTTAAGCTTCTCAGGGTCTATAAGCTTTACTTCCATATCCTTTATTCTATCAGGGATGTTCCCCTCGAGATACCATCTGGCTGCATGAGAATATTTTTTTCCGGCGCTCCTCTCAGAAGCTGCCAGTTCGTTCAGTTCAAAGAAAGGATGATTTTCAAGAAGCTGTATAAACCTCTGTCCAACCATTCCAGTAGCACCGAGTACAGCCACCTTTATCTTGTCCATTTCACCACCTTATGCTAATTTGCATATTGAATTAATAAAACTTTTTCTGGATTTCATGGGTTACCTTCCAAATATCGGGGTGGTATTGAATCCTTTTTCCTAATCCAGAAAACTTGCATCGCTCCTCTTTCTCTCTATTCCAAGCTCTTCCAGGGCATTCACCACAACTGGCAGGGCAATAGTTGCGTCCACAAAAACCTGAACTTTCTTTGATGTGACTGAAATCTTTCCCCAGCTCACAGCCTCTTCAAAAGTACAGCCACTCAGGCCGCCCCAGTGAGGCGCATCCGTTGTGAATTGAATAGCATATTCATGTCCATTAACTCTGAAACCAAGAATGGAGGCTATAACCTCTGTCTGCTGAATAAAATTCTTTGGAACTCCTCCTCCAATATATATAACACCTGTCTTTTCAGCCTTTTCCACAATTTTAGTTATCTCATCCACATCTTTCATCTGGTTTATCATTATATTGACACCCTTTCTTCTGGCAATCATAAGCCCTATACCTATGGAGCTGTCGCCAAGAGCAGGAATAAATATGGGAAGTTTAGATTCAATGGCACTTACAATTATTGAATCCTCTGCAGCACCTCTCTCTATTAGCCTCTTCCCGAGATGATTGATAAACTCTCTGGACGAAAACTCTCTATCTGAAGGTAGCTCCTCACTTATTTCTGCAATAAGCCTATCACTTTTTCTGAATTTCTCTTCCTCTGCAAAGACATCATATATTCTGTCTATACCATGCCTGAAGAGTGCTATGTCATCAACATGAGCGGAGCCCAGGTAATGTTTGCCTCCTACAGCTTCATGAATGTCATGGAAGATATTTGCACCTGTGCTCACAATAACATCAATATAGTTATTTCTTATGAGGTATGATATAACTCTCTTCATACCAGCAGGCACCATGGCACCACTCAGACCCAGGAATATTGTAACCTCTTTGTCTTCAAGCATATTCTTCCAGACCTGAAAAGCCTCTCCCAGCTTTCTGCCCTGAAAACCTGTTTTTGCCATATCTTCAAGCAGCTCTGAGAGACCACGCTTCTCAATCTTCACAGGTTCTGTACTCTCCCCCGGTAATTCCATTTTATCACACCTTCATTCAATAAACACTGCTGCGGCAATTACTGTTGTCCATTTTCCAGTATCTGGCACGGATGTGGCAATGCTTATATTTTTTGTTCTGACTATTTTGCCTGATACCTTCCAGATTTCTCTCTCATCATCCCAGGACTTGTCCAGGTCGAAATCCACCACACCGAGAGTTGAAGCAAGCATCATGGCAGCAAGGTCTTCAGCGTAATCGCCTGCTCTTTTCTCACTCATTCCATAGGCATGGTGCTCACTTAGATAACCATACATTTTGTCATCTCTGGGAATTGCAGCCCCTATACTTGCTGCAATCTTTCTTCCCGGCTCATTGCTGGCTGCCTCGCTGAGAACACAGTAGACAATCTCACCGGGAGAAAGCTCCTTAACTCCTTCTTTTTTGGAAATAATCTTACAATCAGGAGGTAATATACTTGAAACTCTGACAAGGTTGAATTTTTCTATGTCTGCATCTCTCAGAGCAAGTTCAAAACTTGCAAGCTTTTCTCTGTGTCTTCCCACGCCTCTGGTGAAGAATAGCTTTCTCGGTACCATATTATTCCCTCAAGAAAAGTTTTTATTCAGTTAACTTCTACTCTTATAAAGTTATTGCATGACGTGCTTAACGTGCTTAACGTGCTTAACGTGCTTATATAGAATACCTGGAATATCTGGCGGTGTTTATATATGAAATATTATATCCTTAATCATATGTCACAAAAGGAGAAAATCTCTCTCTTCAGAAGGGGTAGAGCAGAAGTTTCGAAGGCCGAAGAGACTGTCAGGCCTATAATTGAAAGAGTCAGAGTTGAGGGGGATAAGGCTGTTAAAGAGTTTACAGAGAGGTTTGACGGTGCAAAAATAGAAGAGATAAGAGTTTCCTGGGAGGAAATAGAAGGTGCTGAGAAAAAAATAAGCAGAGAGCTGGTTGAAGCTCTTGAAACTGCAGCAGAGAATATAGCCGAGTTTCACAGGAGGCAGCTTCCAGAAGAGTTTTCCTTGAATGATAATGGAAGGGAGCTCGGAGTTATATTCAGAGCAATACCCAGAATTGGATGTTATATCCCTGGAGGAAGGGCAGTTTATCCAAGTACTGTGTTAATGACAGCTATCCCGGCCAGGGTAGCCGGGGTAAGACATATTGCAGTGGCAACCCCTCCCGGAAGAGACGGAGAGATAAATCCTCTTATTCTGGCTGCCTGTAAAATTGCGGGTGTTACCAGAGTTTATAGAATGGGAGGTGCTCAGGCAATAGCTGCCTTTGCCTATGGCACAGAGAGTATAGACAGGGTTGACAAGATTGTTGGACCCGGGAATATATATGTTACGTCGGCGAAGAGGCTTATGAGCAGTGAAGTTGCTGTTGATATGCCAGCAGGACCCAGTGAAATTTTAATTATAGCTGATGAAAGAGCGGATGCGAGAGTTATAGCCTATGACCTTCTCGCTCAGGCGGAGCATGACCCTGATGCAACATGTATTTTAATTACAACATCAGAGACTATTGGTGAAGATGTAAGAAAAATTCTTGAAGATAAAAATCTTGCTGAAAGAGAAGAAGCCTATCTATCTCTCGAGAAGAATGGTGCAATTATTATTGCTGATAATGTTGAAGATGCAGTAAATTTCTCCAACAGTTTTGCACCCGAGCATCTTCAGATAGTAACAGCAAGAAATAAAGAGCTCCTTGAAGAAATTGAGAATGCTGGCAGCGTATTTCTTGGGAATTATACTCCTGTGGCAAGTGGCGACTATGCTTCAGGTACAAACCATGTACTGCCGACAAGCGGCTTTGCAAGGGCATATTCAGGGTTAAATATACGCTCTTTCCTTAAAATTATTTTCTGGCAGAAACTGAGCAAGGAAGGAATTAAAAAGCTGAGCAAGGTTATTATTCCTCTGGCCGAGGCTGAGGGACTTAAGGCTCATGCAGACAGTGTAAAGATAAGAGTCAAGGAGGATTGAAATGATAAAGCGGAGATATTCTTCAGAGCTTTCATCTGAGATGGATGGAAAAGTTGTAACAGTAGCTGGCTGGGTCCACGAAAAGAGAAAGATGGGTAAGCTGATTTTTCTTCTTATCAGGGATAGAAATGGTATTGTGCAGCTCACACTGCCAGGTAAGTTTGTTCCAAAGGAAGTTTTTGAGACTGCCAGGAATGTAAGTAAGGAAAGCGTGGTTGTGGCCAGAGGAAAGCTTCAGAAGATGGAAAAAGCTCCTGGTGGCTTTGAGATTATTCCAGAGGAGATTAAAGTTCTTGCCAGAGCAGAGTCACCTCTGCCCCTTGACCCTACAGGTAAAGTTCCCGCCAATCTTGATACACGACTTGATAGTAGAGTTATAGACCTGAGAAAACCAGAGATAATGGCAGTTTTTAAAATACGCTCAAATATGCTTAAAGCTGCAAGAGAATATCTTTACAGAAAAAGTTTTCTTGAGATTCATTCTCCGAGAATAATTTCAACAGCAAGTGAAGGAGGAACAGAGCTTTTTCCGATTGCCTACTTTGAGAAGGAAGCATTCCTCGCTCAGAGCCCACAGCTTTA
The window above is part of the archaeon BMS3Bbin15 genome. Proteins encoded here:
- a CDS encoding putative nucleotide-binding protein, containing PIN domain, producing MRVVLDTNVFISGILKDSIVKEILISDSFDFFMPEYALEEVSKYEKELIEKAGISEGNFNLIKQLLLENIEIVPEEIIKPYLEKAIKIMETVDIKDSPFLACAFAINASGIWSFDKDFLNQDEVRVFSVKEMIEYIY
- the kaiC_1 gene encoding circadian clock protein kinase KaiC: MRLSTGIEAIDELLGGGLRKGSMVLVLGATGAGKTHLGLSFANAGLKQEGRRGLVLDLVARGDSQNHVEYARRLFNWKIERFNGIKKENFWEEYEDTGELLEIFSSAIKSPSMEELSQEDYMEYMRNLHITLDKVLAFFYAGFLQGRKRVVIDGLEPAREFKDNLQYEVLDFFLRKIFRNSHDWIAREYFREKFLSYKNSVEKHTFGKDNVTMVLQTTSETMIEELITRKISDSGFEANATTVILMGRAFENNSVKRKLYIAKHRGSYCSDEIVDYEITEKGIELKL
- the hisD gene encoding histidinol dehydrogenase: MKYYILNHMSQKEKISLFRRGRAEVSKAEETVRPIIERVRVEGDKAVKEFTERFDGAKIEEIRVSWEEIEGAEKKISRELVEALETAAENIAEFHRRQLPEEFSLNDNGRELGVIFRAIPRIGCYIPGGRAVYPSTVLMTAIPARVAGVRHIAVATPPGRDGEINPLILAACKIAGVTRVYRMGGAQAIAAFAYGTESIDRVDKIVGPGNIYVTSAKRLMSSEVAVDMPAGPSEILIIADERADARVIAYDLLAQAEHDPDATCILITTSETIGEDVRKILEDKNLAEREEAYLSLEKNGAIIIADNVEDAVNFSNSFAPEHLQIVTARNKELLEEIENAGSVFLGNYTPVASGDYASGTNHVLPTSGFARAYSGLNIRSFLKIIFWQKLSKEGIKKLSKVIIPLAEAEGLKAHADSVKIRVKED
- a CDS encoding putative deoxyhypusine synthase; translated protein: MELPGESTEPVKIEKRGLSELLEDMAKTGFQGRKLGEAFQVWKNMLEDKEVTIFLGLSGAMVPAGMKRVISYLIRNNYIDVIVSTGANIFHDIHEAVGGKHYLGSAHVDDIALFRHGIDRIYDVFAEEEKFRKSDRLIAEISEELPSDREFSSREFINHLGKRLIERGAAEDSIIVSAIESKLPIFIPALGDSSIGIGLMIARRKGVNIMINQMKDVDEITKIVEKAEKTGVIYIGGGVPKNFIQQTEVIASILGFRVNGHEYAIQFTTDAPHWGGLSGCTFEEAVSWGKISVTSKKVQVFVDATIALPVVVNALEELGIERKRSDASFLD
- a CDS encoding pyruvoyl-dependent arginine decarboxylase, with the protein product MVPRKLFFTRGVGRHREKLASFELALRDADIEKFNLVRVSSILPPDCKIISKKEGVKELSPGEIVYCVLSEAASNEPGRKIAASIGAAIPRDDKMYGYLSEHHAYGMSEKRAGDYAEDLAAMMLASTLGVVDFDLDKSWDDEREIWKVSGKIVRTKNISIATSVPDTGKWTTVIAAAVFIE
- a CDS encoding cobalamin biosynthesis protein CbiG, with protein sequence MNRIMEKSYQMCSSISYEIQNVTMGQTMMIAIFFTEGGKQLAEKLISHYPELELYTTEALSDEKAEEFEKPLSFFVSNNWRESKAIIFISALGIAVRAIAPAVRSKLDDPAVICIDEKGTFVISLLSGHIGGANALAREIAEKIGARPVITTSTDVQGKPCLEGLANSHSLVIESHEDIKKVNSAIANGKRVAVISDYLEKAEGFPLYTIGSELKDYDLFIMVTSRLSDINAEHVFLRPKNLVAGIGFTTRVTAEEMAEKIKRSFEERGLSIKSLTALATVDFKAGSRELKKAAEILNIEVISIPVEEIRNVENKFKVSEFVRASVGLGSVAEPCAYIASKKGKMIINKTSLGGITLAVAEVKR
- the asd2 gene encoding aspartate-semialdehyde dehydrogenase 2 is translated as MDKIKVAVLGATGMVGQRFIQLLENHPFFELNELAASERSAGKKYSHAARWYLEGNIPDRIKDMEVKLIDPEKLKADIVFSALPSGVAREIEPRFAEAGFMVCSNAGAYRMDEDIPLLIPEVNPEHIDMIEVQQDNRGWDGAIITNPNCSTVMITLPFKPIYDSFGISMVFVSTMQALSGAGYNGVPSMAIVDNIIPFIKGEEDKIETEVLKILGKFNGSSIEFADIKLSAHCNRVGVIDGHTETVSLETQEKVDIEEIKKALRDFTGEPQRLGLPTAPEKPVIVREEQDRPQPRLDRDALGGMAVTVGRVRKDPILDVKFVALGHNTIRGAAGASVLNAELLVNKKKV